Genomic DNA from alpha proteobacterium U9-1i:
GCGTCGTCGGCGTTACTCCGCCGCCTTCTTAGCCGCGTCGGCGTGTTCCGGCTTCCAACGCAATTTGGGCTGACGCGCGGCGCGCGTGTCATCGAGCCGCCGCATCGGCGCAAGCTTGGGCGCGGCCTTGAAGAACGCCGCATCGCCCGCATTGATGCGCTCGGCGAGCGCGATCATCACATCGGCGAAGCGATCCAGTTCGCGCTTCGATTCCGTTTCCGTCGGCTCAATCAGCATCGCGCCATGCACGACCAACGGGAAGTACGTCGTGAACGGGTGATAGCCCTCATCGATCAGCGCCTTGGCGATATCGACGGTCTCGACGCCCTTCGGCTTCGTCGTTGAATCGTCCA
This window encodes:
- a CDS encoding glycine dehydrogenase, which translates into the protein MCAFHGQMGMFTRALSYMMSHGSDGLRQVAEDAVLNANYLLARLKSHFNAPFGDGPCMHEVLLDDSTTKPKGVETVDIAKALIDEGYHPFTTYFPLVVHGAMLIEPTETESKRELDRFADVMIALAERINAGDAAFFKAAPKLAPMRRLDDTRAARQPKLRWKPEHADAAKKAAE